Proteins encoded by one window of Halomonas sp. SH5A2:
- a CDS encoding acetyl-CoA carboxylase carboxyltransferase subunit alpha: MNPNYLDFEQPIAELQAKIEELRLVSSDSQVNLSDEIARLEEKSRKLTESIFKDLTPWQVSQLSRHPQRPYTLDYLEHIFSDFDELHGDRNFGDDAALVGGVARLNDKPVMVIGHQKGRDVKEKVRRNFGMPRPEGYRKACRLMEMAERFKMPVLTFIDTPGAYPGIDAEQRGQSEAIAYNLAVMSRLKTPIISTVVGEGGSGGALAIGVCDELQMLQYSTYSVISPEGCASILWKSAEKASDAAQAMGITAERLKELGFVDSLIKEPLGGAHRHPVTTSERVKEALVASIDRLQRMDTDALLARRYDRLMSYGAPAA; the protein is encoded by the coding sequence ATGAATCCTAATTATCTCGATTTTGAACAGCCCATTGCCGAACTTCAGGCAAAAATTGAAGAGCTGCGTTTGGTCAGCTCCGATAGCCAGGTCAACCTTTCCGACGAAATCGCCCGGCTGGAAGAGAAAAGCCGCAAGCTGACGGAGTCGATTTTCAAGGATTTAACCCCTTGGCAGGTGTCCCAGCTGTCACGCCATCCCCAGCGCCCCTACACGCTGGATTACCTTGAGCACATCTTCAGCGACTTTGACGAGCTGCATGGCGACCGCAACTTTGGTGACGACGCCGCACTGGTGGGAGGGGTGGCGCGCCTGAATGACAAGCCTGTCATGGTGATTGGTCATCAAAAGGGCCGCGACGTTAAAGAAAAAGTGCGCCGTAACTTTGGCATGCCGCGCCCGGAAGGCTACCGCAAAGCCTGCCGGTTAATGGAAATGGCCGAGCGCTTCAAAATGCCCGTGCTGACCTTTATCGATACGCCAGGGGCCTACCCGGGGATCGATGCCGAGCAGCGCGGCCAGTCGGAAGCCATCGCCTACAATCTGGCCGTTATGTCGCGCCTGAAAACGCCGATCATCTCCACGGTGGTCGGAGAAGGTGGCTCCGGCGGCGCGCTGGCGATTGGCGTGTGCGACGAACTGCAGATGCTTCAGTACTCGACCTATTCGGTGATTTCCCCGGAAGGCTGCGCGTCGATTCTGTGGAAGAGCGCCGAAAAAGCTTCAGACGCGGCCCAAGCCATGGGCATCACCGCTGAGCGGCTCAAGGAGCTGGGTTTCGTTGACTCGCTGATCAAGGAGCCGCTGGGTGGCGCGCACCGGCATCCGGTGACAACGTCCGAGCGCGTCAAGGAGGCGCTTGTAGCAAGTATCGACCGGCTGCAGCGGATGGATACCGATGCCCTGCTGGCGCGCCGCTATGACCGTCTGATGAGCTATGGCGCCCCAGCCGCCTGA
- the lpxB gene encoding lipid-A-disaccharide synthase: MEPQRIYLVAGELSGDILGAGLMRELNARHPDVEFRGIGGPRMQAQGLNSRFPLETLSVMGLVEVIKHLPELIRVRRTLREEAIAWQPDIMIGIDAPDFNIGLEKKLRETGITTAHYVSPSVWAWRQGRVKKIAKAVDGMLTLLPFEAAFYRRHRVPVAFVGHPLADELPLENDRSSTRQSLGLDEQVPVLALLPGSRSNEIRFLGATFLQAAELLCQQHRTLRVVIPAASAQRRDEIDRLLQAYPALGERVVLLDGQAREAMVASDAVLLASGTAALEAMLCHRAMVVAYKMAPMTHWLAKRLVKTSWVSLPNLIAQQSIVPELIQDAATPEAIAEQLSALLTDDVGRHALEARFASMHQALQRHASRRAADAIDALIAGQPLPLQDDRIDGC, from the coding sequence ATGGAACCACAGCGCATTTACCTAGTGGCAGGCGAGCTTTCCGGGGATATCCTCGGCGCAGGGCTGATGCGCGAACTTAATGCGCGCCACCCGGACGTTGAGTTTCGTGGCATCGGCGGCCCGCGCATGCAAGCTCAGGGCCTCAATAGTCGCTTTCCCCTCGAAACTCTATCAGTGATGGGGCTGGTGGAGGTCATCAAGCATCTGCCTGAACTGATTCGCGTACGCCGTACGCTTCGCGAAGAAGCCATCGCCTGGCAGCCCGATATCATGATCGGAATTGATGCGCCCGACTTTAATATTGGCTTGGAGAAAAAGCTTCGCGAGACGGGCATAACGACGGCGCATTATGTCAGCCCGTCGGTGTGGGCATGGCGGCAAGGGCGGGTAAAGAAGATTGCCAAAGCCGTGGACGGCATGCTGACGCTGCTGCCTTTTGAAGCTGCTTTCTATCGCCGTCATCGGGTGCCGGTTGCCTTCGTTGGCCACCCGCTGGCCGACGAGCTGCCGCTCGAAAATGATCGCTCAAGCACTCGTCAGTCGCTTGGGTTGGATGAGCAGGTGCCGGTGCTGGCGCTGCTGCCCGGTTCACGAAGCAACGAGATACGCTTCTTAGGCGCTACCTTCTTGCAAGCCGCCGAGCTGCTTTGCCAACAGCATCGCACGCTCCGGGTGGTGATCCCGGCAGCCAGCGCGCAGCGCCGCGACGAAATTGATCGACTCTTGCAAGCCTATCCAGCGCTTGGCGAACGCGTGGTGTTACTCGATGGTCAGGCCCGCGAAGCGATGGTGGCAAGCGATGCCGTGCTGTTGGCGTCAGGCACCGCTGCGTTGGAGGCCATGCTCTGCCACCGCGCCATGGTGGTGGCCTACAAAATGGCCCCGATGACGCACTGGCTGGCCAAACGGCTGGTCAAGACGTCCTGGGTGTCATTACCCAACCTGATTGCCCAGCAGTCGATTGTGCCCGAGCTGATCCAGGACGCCGCCACCCCCGAGGCGATCGCCGAGCAGCTCAGCGCGCTATTGACCGACGATGTGGGTCGGCACGCGCTAGAAGCCCGCTTTGCCTCGATGCACCAGGCGCTTCAGCGCCATGCCAGCCGCCGTGCGGCAGATGCCATCGACGCGCTGATCGCCGGTCAGCCACTCCCCTTGCAGGATGACCGCATCGATGGCTGTTAA
- the tilS gene encoding tRNA lysidine(34) synthetase TilS, translating to MAPQPPESLVDPLNDALVETPPGRSVWVAVSGGLDSSLLLTLAADVCRKAQQPLRALHVNHALQPAADAFEAHCHALCARLGVPLTVARVTVEHQGEGIEGAARRARLAAFQQHLPPGDTLWLAQHQNDQAETLLLAAMRGSGVRGLAAMPYRRDWQGITLLRPWLAISRDQLAETAKAIQLAWCDDPTNDDVALDRNLLRHQVVPLLEARWPAACRALSQSARHAGEADELLAGYASEELQTLQGVDGGLDVAALSLRDRPRQRLLVRTLCQQAGLPTPPRERLETLLDQLIAGRDAQVRVTWPGAEARVWHEQLFVMLPLENPPPWQASWNGQAGIETPLGPLALTLETDQPVTLRWRQGGEVIRLPKRGRRAVKRLLQEAGLPPWQREWVVLVMQEEECLGVVQPPATLMWRADGVRFR from the coding sequence ATGGCGCCCCAGCCGCCTGAATCGCTTGTTGACCCGCTTAACGACGCCCTGGTGGAAACCCCACCGGGGCGCTCTGTTTGGGTGGCCGTTTCCGGCGGGCTGGATTCGTCGCTACTGCTGACCCTGGCCGCGGACGTCTGCCGTAAGGCCCAACAACCGCTGCGAGCGCTACATGTCAATCATGCCCTGCAACCTGCCGCCGACGCCTTTGAAGCGCACTGTCATGCGTTGTGCGCAAGGCTCGGCGTGCCCCTCACCGTGGCAAGGGTAACCGTCGAACACCAAGGCGAAGGGATCGAAGGTGCCGCTCGTCGGGCGCGCCTGGCCGCCTTCCAGCAGCATCTCCCGCCTGGCGATACACTGTGGCTGGCTCAGCATCAAAACGATCAGGCTGAAACGCTGCTGCTGGCCGCGATGCGGGGTAGCGGGGTTCGCGGACTCGCCGCCATGCCCTATCGTCGCGATTGGCAGGGCATTACTCTTTTGCGGCCATGGTTGGCGATCAGCCGTGATCAGCTTGCCGAAACGGCCAAGGCCATTCAGCTAGCCTGGTGCGACGACCCGACCAACGATGATGTTGCCCTGGACCGCAACCTGCTGCGTCACCAGGTAGTGCCGCTACTTGAAGCGCGCTGGCCTGCGGCGTGCCGGGCGCTTTCACAAAGCGCCCGGCACGCCGGAGAAGCCGACGAATTGCTGGCCGGCTACGCCAGCGAAGAGTTGCAAACCCTGCAGGGTGTTGATGGAGGTCTGGACGTGGCTGCGTTGAGCTTACGCGACCGTCCGCGCCAGCGCCTATTGGTGCGTACACTGTGCCAGCAGGCGGGCTTGCCCACGCCGCCGCGTGAACGCCTGGAAACCTTGCTTGATCAACTGATTGCCGGGCGTGACGCCCAGGTGCGAGTGACTTGGCCGGGGGCCGAAGCGCGGGTGTGGCATGAGCAGTTATTTGTCATGCTGCCTTTAGAAAATCCGCCACCCTGGCAAGCGAGCTGGAACGGCCAGGCGGGTATCGAAACGCCGCTGGGCCCGCTCGCGCTGACGCTCGAGACCGACCAACCGGTGACGTTGCGCTGGCGCCAGGGAGGTGAGGTGATTCGTCTGCCCAAACGAGGGCGCCGGGCGGTCAAGCGGCTTTTGCAAGAAGCCGGTTTGCCGCCCTGGCAGCGCGAGTGGGTGGTCTTGGTGATGCAAGAGGAAGAATGCCTGGGCGTGGTTCAGCCACCCGCCACGTTAATGTGGCGGGCGGACGGCGTCAGGTTTCGCTAG
- the dnaE gene encoding DNA polymerase III subunit alpha gives MTVPFVHLRLHSEYSLVDGLVKLKSLVSTTAEREMPALALTDEANLFGLVKFYKAAQGAGLKPIIGSDLWLHNPHDEAHPYRLTLLAMNEVGYRNLTELISRGWTDGQRQGRAILDKQWVLSQSEGLIALSGARDGEIGRHLLSDHEREARGLLEEWQQAFPDRFYLELIRTGRPLEEDCVHASVKLAIDTQTPVVATNDVRFLERDDYWAHETRVAIGEGKALDDPRRERRYTEEQYLKSPAEMAELFADIPEALENSVMIAERCSVDVRLGEIFLPEFEIPEGMTQDEFFRKISHDGLTDRLDFLFPAERYPRDGDEYKAIDQRYRERLDFELNIIIQMGFPGYFLIVMDFIQWAKDNDVPVGPGRGSGAGSLVAYAQKITDLDPIGYDLLFERFLNPERVSMPDFDVDFCMEKRDKVIEYVAERYGRDAVSQIVTFGTMAAKAVVRDVARAQGKPYSLGDKLSKLIPFEVGMTLDKAIEQEAALKEFIDSDEEAEEIWEMALKLEGTTRGTGKHAGGVVIAPTKLTDFSPLLCDEDGAGLMVQFDKNDIEDAGLVKFDFLGLRTLTIIDWALEMVDKVRDANDQGPLNIDAIPLDDGKTFEMLKRAETTAVFQLESRGMKELIKRLLPDSLDDMIALVALFRPGPLQSGMVDDFINRKHGRAEVSYPHPDYQHELLKPVLAPTYGIILYQEQVMQIAQVMAGYTLGQADMLRRAMGKKKPEEMAKQRAGFMEGCAANGIDKDLAGNIFDLVEKFAGYGFNKSHSAAYALVSYQTAWLKAHYPGPFMAAVMSTEMDNLDKVVPLIEECRNLKLTVTPPDVNVGGYKFTVDTQGRVVYGLGAIRGVGEGPIGAIVDAREAGGAFSDLFDFCKRIDPKRMNKRTLEALIRSGALDNLGPNRAVLAAAMEDALKAAAQNHANQNLGMLDMFGEAFTAEEEAVDVYAEYRHVREWTDRERLSGEKDTLGLYLTGHPIDEYERELKRFVSTRISDLKASWEPQRIAGLVVAMRTMKSKRGDTMAFITLDDRTGRIEASLFGELFEQLRGQIAADEVVIVEGEVSNDDFSGGLKLRGKDVTPMVAARARFGQAVELALDAQQLNGRLVESLRASLSPFRDEAGLPVRLQYRHPDAVGWLELADEWKVAPSDDLLLTLRDVQGQVGVQLRYK, from the coding sequence ATGACGGTTCCGTTCGTTCATCTACGTTTGCACAGTGAATATTCCCTGGTCGATGGCTTGGTCAAGCTCAAGTCGCTGGTCAGCACGACTGCTGAGCGCGAGATGCCAGCGCTGGCGCTGACCGACGAAGCCAACCTGTTCGGTCTGGTAAAGTTTTATAAGGCCGCCCAGGGCGCTGGCCTGAAGCCTATTATCGGCAGCGACTTGTGGCTGCATAATCCCCACGACGAGGCGCATCCCTACCGCCTGACGCTGCTGGCGATGAACGAGGTGGGTTATCGCAATTTGACTGAACTGATTTCCAGGGGCTGGACCGACGGCCAGCGGCAGGGCCGCGCCATTCTGGATAAGCAGTGGGTGCTTTCGCAAAGTGAAGGACTGATTGCGCTGTCAGGGGCGCGCGACGGTGAAATAGGCCGCCACCTGCTTTCCGACCACGAGCGTGAAGCACGTGGGTTGCTGGAGGAGTGGCAGCAGGCCTTCCCCGACCGCTTCTACCTTGAACTCATCCGCACCGGGCGGCCCCTGGAAGAAGACTGTGTGCACGCCAGCGTGAAACTGGCGATTGATACCCAGACGCCGGTGGTGGCGACCAACGATGTGCGCTTTCTGGAGCGTGATGATTATTGGGCCCATGAAACCCGCGTGGCGATCGGTGAAGGCAAGGCGCTCGACGATCCCCGCCGCGAGCGTCGCTATACCGAAGAGCAGTACCTCAAAAGCCCTGCCGAGATGGCCGAGCTGTTTGCCGACATTCCCGAGGCGCTGGAAAACAGCGTGATGATCGCCGAGCGCTGCAGCGTCGACGTGCGCCTCGGCGAGATATTCCTGCCCGAATTCGAAATTCCCGAGGGCATGACCCAGGACGAGTTTTTCCGCAAGATTTCCCACGATGGCCTGACGGACCGGCTGGATTTTCTGTTTCCCGCCGAACGTTATCCGCGCGACGGTGACGAGTACAAGGCGATCGACCAGCGCTATCGGGAGCGGCTCGATTTCGAGTTGAACATCATCATCCAGATGGGCTTTCCCGGCTACTTCCTGATCGTGATGGACTTTATCCAGTGGGCCAAGGATAACGATGTGCCGGTCGGGCCCGGGCGCGGCTCCGGTGCGGGTTCACTGGTGGCCTACGCGCAGAAGATCACCGACCTCGATCCCATCGGCTACGACCTGCTTTTCGAGCGGTTCCTGAACCCCGAGCGGGTTTCCATGCCCGACTTTGACGTCGACTTCTGCATGGAGAAGCGCGACAAGGTCATCGAGTACGTGGCCGAGCGCTATGGGCGTGATGCGGTATCGCAGATTGTCACCTTTGGCACCATGGCCGCGAAGGCGGTGGTGCGCGACGTCGCTCGTGCCCAGGGCAAGCCCTATTCACTGGGCGACAAGCTCTCCAAGCTGATTCCCTTTGAAGTCGGTATGACGCTCGATAAGGCGATCGAGCAGGAAGCCGCGCTGAAAGAATTTATCGACAGCGACGAAGAGGCCGAGGAAATCTGGGAAATGGCCCTCAAGCTCGAGGGCACCACCCGGGGTACCGGCAAGCACGCCGGGGGCGTGGTAATTGCACCCACCAAGCTCACCGACTTTTCGCCGCTGCTTTGCGATGAGGACGGCGCTGGCCTGATGGTGCAGTTCGATAAAAACGATATCGAAGATGCCGGGCTGGTGAAGTTCGACTTTCTGGGGCTGCGCACGCTGACGATCATCGACTGGGCGCTGGAAATGGTCGACAAGGTGCGCGACGCCAACGACCAGGGGCCGCTCAACATCGACGCCATTCCCCTGGATGATGGCAAGACCTTCGAGATGCTCAAGCGTGCCGAGACCACGGCGGTGTTCCAGTTGGAATCCCGGGGTATGAAGGAGTTGATCAAGCGCCTGTTGCCCGATTCCCTCGATGACATGATCGCCCTGGTGGCCCTGTTCCGCCCCGGGCCGCTGCAGTCGGGCATGGTGGACGACTTCATCAACCGTAAGCACGGCCGCGCGGAAGTGTCTTATCCACACCCGGATTACCAGCACGAGCTGTTGAAACCGGTGCTGGCCCCCACCTACGGTATCATCTTGTACCAAGAGCAGGTCATGCAGATCGCTCAGGTGATGGCGGGCTACACGCTCGGCCAGGCCGACATGCTGCGCCGGGCGATGGGTAAGAAAAAGCCCGAGGAAATGGCCAAGCAGCGCGCCGGTTTCATGGAAGGCTGCGCGGCCAACGGCATTGATAAAGATCTGGCGGGCAATATCTTTGACCTGGTGGAAAAATTCGCCGGTTATGGTTTTAACAAATCGCACTCGGCTGCTTACGCGCTGGTGTCGTACCAGACGGCCTGGCTCAAGGCGCACTATCCGGGGCCTTTCATGGCGGCGGTCATGTCCACGGAAATGGACAACCTGGATAAAGTCGTACCGCTGATCGAGGAGTGCCGAAACCTCAAGCTGACGGTGACCCCGCCAGACGTCAACGTGGGCGGTTACAAGTTCACCGTGGATACACAGGGCCGCGTGGTGTACGGACTGGGGGCGATTCGCGGCGTGGGTGAAGGCCCTATTGGCGCGATCGTCGACGCCCGTGAAGCGGGCGGCGCGTTCAGCGACCTCTTCGACTTCTGCAAGCGTATTGACCCCAAGCGCATGAACAAACGCACGCTGGAAGCGCTGATCCGCTCCGGCGCGCTGGATAACCTGGGCCCCAATCGTGCCGTGCTCGCCGCTGCCATGGAAGATGCCCTCAAGGCCGCCGCGCAAAATCACGCCAACCAGAACTTGGGCATGCTGGATATGTTCGGCGAGGCGTTTACTGCTGAAGAAGAGGCGGTCGATGTCTACGCCGAATACCGCCATGTCCGCGAATGGACCGACCGCGAACGGCTGTCAGGCGAGAAAGATACCCTCGGCCTCTACCTGACAGGCCACCCGATTGATGAGTACGAGCGTGAACTAAAACGCTTTGTATCGACGCGGATCAGCGATTTAAAAGCGTCCTGGGAGCCCCAGCGGATCGCTGGTTTGGTGGTGGCCATGCGCACCATGAAATCAAAGCGCGGCGATACCATGGCGTTCATTACCCTGGATGACCGCACCGGGCGCATCGAAGCCTCGCTGTTTGGCGAACTGTTCGAGCAGTTGCGTGGGCAAATCGCTGCCGACGAAGTGGTGATTGTCGAAGGCGAGGTGTCCAACGATGACTTCTCCGGCGGTCTCAAGCTGCGCGGCAAGGATGTCACCCCCATGGTGGCGGCGCGCGCACGCTTTGGTCAGGCGGTGGAGCTGGCGCTGGATGCCCAGCAGCTCAACGGCCGTCTGGTCGAGAGTTTGCGCGCCAGCCTGTCGCCATTTCGCGACGAAGCCGGGCTGCCCGTCCGCCTGCAGTATCGCCACCCCGATGCCGTGGGCTGGCTGGAACTGGCGGATGAGTGGAAAGTCGCCCCCAGCGATGATTTGCTGCTGACCCTGCGCGATGTGCAGGGTCAGGTGGGTGTCCAGCTACGCTACAAGTAG
- the rnhB gene encoding ribonuclease HII, with the protein MAVKATDFPPLQIDYAGARLAGVDEVGRGPLVGSVVAAAVILDPARPIDGLTDSKKLTARKREALDNLIREQALAFTVAEASAAEVDQLNIYHATHLAMRRAIDGLAPAAEYLLVDGNRLPGHALPGQAVVKGDARHPAIAAASILAKVARDAQMVALDMRYPEYGFARHKGYPTKEHLSALAVHGPLADHRRSFAPVQRQLALL; encoded by the coding sequence ATGGCTGTTAAAGCAACCGATTTTCCGCCGCTGCAGATTGACTACGCCGGTGCGCGCCTGGCGGGGGTCGACGAAGTAGGACGAGGGCCGCTGGTGGGCAGTGTAGTCGCCGCTGCCGTGATCCTTGATCCTGCCAGGCCCATCGACGGTCTGACCGATTCCAAAAAGCTGACGGCGCGCAAGCGGGAAGCGCTGGACAACTTGATTCGCGAGCAGGCACTGGCTTTCACAGTGGCCGAGGCCAGCGCCGCCGAAGTGGACCAGCTCAATATTTACCATGCCACGCACCTGGCCATGCGCCGGGCCATCGATGGTCTTGCGCCGGCGGCTGAGTACCTGTTGGTGGACGGTAACCGGCTACCGGGGCATGCGCTGCCCGGCCAGGCGGTCGTCAAAGGGGATGCCCGGCATCCGGCGATTGCGGCGGCGTCTATTTTGGCTAAGGTTGCCAGGGATGCCCAAATGGTTGCCCTGGATATGCGCTATCCTGAGTATGGGTTTGCCCGCCACAAGGGCTACCCGACCAAAGAGCACTTATCGGCGCTTGCGGTTCATGGACCATTAGCCGACCATCGAAGAAGCTTTGCGCCAGTGCAGCGCCAGTTAGCACTGCTGTAG